Proteins encoded by one window of Oncorhynchus nerka isolate Pitt River unplaced genomic scaffold, Oner_Uvic_2.0 unplaced_scaffold_988, whole genome shotgun sequence:
- the LOC135570312 gene encoding HUWE1-associated protein modifying stress responses-like gives MEEKKEKEGEAEIQEHGPEHWFSKWERQCLAEAERQEPSDDESEQSQQKLWHLFQNSATAVAQLYKDRVCQQQGLSLWVPFQNAATAVTNLYKESLESHQRSYELGVQRAYQRRNKDMLAWVKKRRRNIRREDLISFLCGKAPPPRNPRRDAQTPKHGHALSVMSPGRPPSTESGSSVEADLQPFREAIALHGLSGAMASISVRSGAPGSPTHLTRDSPVTPQPGRNRRNGLHDVDLNTFIAEEMALHLENAAATAAANRKRASAQCSDVITDSPTHKRNRML, from the exons atggaggagaagaaggagaaggagggcgAAGCGGAGATCCAGGAGCACGGTCCCGAACATTGGTTCTCCAAATGGGAGCGGCAGTGTTTGGCCGAAGCGGAGCGACAGGAGCCGAGCGACGACGAGTCGGAGCAAAGTCAGCAGAAACTATGGCATCTTTTCCAAAATTCAGCCACTGCGGTCGCACAACTATACAAAG acaGAGTTTGTCAACAGCAGGGTCTGTCTCTCTGGGTTCCCTTCCAGAACGCAGCTACTGCCGTCACCAACCTATACAAAG AGTCACTAGAGTCCCACCAGCGGAGCTATGAGTTGGGGGTCCAGCGCGCGTACCAGCGTCGTAACAAAGACATGCTGGCCTgggtgaagaagaggaggagaaacatcaGGAGGGAGGACCTCATCAGCTTTTTGTGTGGCAAGGCCCCGCCCCCACGCAACCCCCGTCGCGACGCACAAACACCTAAACACGGCCACGCCCTCTCTGTGATGTCACCCGGCAGGCCGCCGTCCACGGAGAGCGGGTCGTCTGTCGAGGCTGACCTGCAGCCCTTCAGAGAGGCCATCGCACTGCATG GCCTGAGTGGGGCGATGGCCAGTATATCCGTTCGTTCCGGTGCCCCTGGCTCTCCGACGCACCTAACACGCGACAGCCCCGTCACTCCGCAGCCGGGTCGTAACCGTAGGAACGGTCTCCACGACGTCGACCTGAACACCTTCATCGCCGAGGAGATGGCGCTCCATTTGGAGAACGCCGCGGCAACCGCTGCAGCCAATAGGAAGAGGGCGTCTGCCCAGTGCAGTGACGTCATCACAGACTCGCCCACCCATAAACGCAACCGGATGCTCTGA